The following proteins are encoded in a genomic region of Chryseobacterium cucumeris:
- a CDS encoding peroxiredoxin yields the protein MSLVGKKFPNLTIDAMSEMGDDLRINILDEAVNNQQKVLLFWYPKDFTFVCPTELHAFQEALGEFEKRNTKVIGASCDTNEVHFAWLNTPKDNGGIEGVTYPLLADTHRQLANTLGIVDQDFEYDEDGNEVFTGSNVTYRATYLIDETGKIFHEAVNDMPLGRNVKEFLRLIDAYTHVQKHGEVCPANWEEGKEAMKADRNSTAEYLAKN from the coding sequence ATGTCTTTAGTAGGAAAAAAATTCCCAAACTTAACAATTGACGCAATGTCTGAGATGGGTGACGATTTAAGAATCAACATCCTTGATGAAGCAGTAAACAACCAGCAAAAAGTTCTTTTATTCTGGTACCCTAAAGATTTCACTTTCGTATGCCCTACTGAGCTTCACGCTTTTCAGGAGGCTTTAGGTGAGTTCGAAAAAAGAAACACTAAAGTAATCGGTGCATCTTGTGATACCAACGAAGTACACTTCGCTTGGTTGAACACACCAAAAGATAACGGAGGAATTGAAGGAGTAACTTACCCGCTTTTAGCTGATACTCACAGACAATTGGCTAACACATTAGGAATTGTTGATCAGGATTTTGAATATGATGAAGATGGAAACGAAGTTTTCACAGGTTCTAACGTAACTTACAGAGCAACTTACCTTATCGACGAAACCGGAAAAATTTTCCACGAAGCGGTAAACGATATGCCTTTGGGAAGAAACGTAAAAGAATTCTTAAGATTAATCGACGCTTACACTCACGTACAGAAACATGGTGAAGTATGCCCTGCAAACTGGGAAGAAGGAAAAGAAGCAATGAAAGCTGACAGAAATTCTACTGCAGAATACTTAGCAAAAAATTAA
- a CDS encoding thioredoxin family protein: MYTELTEDTLQNIVNENEKVVVQYGATWCGNCRIMKPKFKKLASENDSIPFLYVDAEKLPESRKLAKVDNLPTFAIFKNGELVNQVQSNQAESLINLFNELA; this comes from the coding sequence ATGTACACAGAATTAACCGAAGATACATTACAGAATATAGTGAACGAAAACGAAAAAGTAGTGGTTCAATATGGCGCAACATGGTGCGGAAACTGCAGAATCATGAAGCCGAAATTCAAAAAATTAGCATCTGAAAATGATTCTATTCCATTTTTATATGTAGATGCAGAAAAGCTTCCTGAAAGCAGAAAATTAGCAAAAGTAGACAACTTACCTACTTTCGCCATCTTTAAAAACGGAGAACTGGTGAACCAGGTTCAATCTAACCAGGCAGAAAGTTTAATTAACCTTTTTAATGAATTAGCATAA
- a CDS encoding DUF6952 family protein has translation MKLPVIRQFYQNQTPENLEKTLEVLESFCEFRGTSEEDLNVAGELITNICGALEVHANVQNGMSEKDALNSFAQKVLGSIDK, from the coding sequence ATGAAATTACCCGTAATCAGACAGTTTTATCAGAATCAGACTCCTGAAAACCTTGAAAAAACATTAGAAGTACTGGAAAGTTTCTGCGAGTTCAGAGGAACAAGTGAAGAAGATCTGAATGTTGCAGGAGAATTGATTACCAACATCTGCGGAGCGCTGGAAGTTCACGCCAACGTACAAAACGGAATGAGCGAGAAAGATGCATTAAACTCTTTTGCTCAGAAGGTTTTAGGATCAATTGACAAGTAA
- a CDS encoding Bax inhibitor-1 family protein, producing MMTDVLVAHSSDVEKANFYKKTYLHVALSILAFIGVETILLKTVPVELIAMMFGQRYIWLLIIGVFWLASVLASKWSLSQSKSTQYLGLGFYILLEAIIFLPLLFIATNMTGGSNVIFQAATLTIAMFAGISAVAFTSKRDFSFLRNIIVIGGFISIGLIVGGMIFGFNLGLWFSVGMVILASATILYQTSKLKDSFGTNQYVGAALQLFASIMLLFWYILSILMSRRN from the coding sequence ATGATGACAGATGTTTTAGTCGCCCATTCTTCGGACGTGGAGAAGGCGAATTTTTACAAGAAGACCTATTTGCATGTTGCTTTATCGATTCTTGCATTTATTGGAGTGGAAACTATATTATTAAAAACGGTTCCGGTAGAATTGATTGCGATGATGTTTGGTCAGAGATATATCTGGCTATTAATTATCGGGGTTTTCTGGCTGGCTTCTGTTTTGGCTTCCAAATGGTCCCTTTCACAAAGTAAATCTACTCAGTATCTGGGATTAGGATTTTATATTTTATTGGAAGCAATTATCTTTTTGCCTCTGCTTTTTATTGCAACCAATATGACAGGCGGTTCAAATGTAATCTTTCAGGCTGCTACTTTAACAATTGCGATGTTTGCGGGTATTTCTGCAGTAGCATTCACTTCTAAAAGAGATTTTTCTTTCCTAAGAAATATCATTGTAATCGGTGGATTTATTTCCATCGGACTGATTGTAGGAGGGATGATCTTTGGTTTTAACCTTGGACTGTGGTTTTCGGTAGGAATGGTAATTTTAGCATCAGCTACTATTCTATATCAGACAAGCAAATTAAAGGATTCATTTGGAACCAACCAATATGTAGGAGCAGCATTGCAGCTTTTTGCTTCGATTATGCTTTTATTCTGGTATATTCTGAGTATTCTGATGAGCAGAAGAAACTAA
- a CDS encoding peptidylprolyl isomerase yields the protein MKKLLMGLALVGTQLIFAQKVTGAKVENSPKKEQQASISKEKVNLYNDNFLKFVDALQASDRKTIDGLLSEKVKEIVTDDVLKKVKDGIDPNKKLEILKAGYYKTMDGTNHPSIKYKYAGESSKEAITAVFEDDGKILGVLPAK from the coding sequence ATGAAAAAATTATTGATGGGACTGGCTCTTGTGGGCACACAGTTGATTTTTGCACAGAAAGTAACGGGTGCAAAAGTTGAAAACAGTCCTAAAAAAGAGCAGCAGGCCAGTATAAGCAAGGAGAAGGTTAATTTGTATAATGATAACTTTCTTAAGTTTGTTGATGCCTTACAGGCTTCTGACCGTAAGACTATTGATGGCTTGCTTTCTGAGAAAGTAAAGGAAATTGTGACGGATGACGTTCTTAAGAAGGTCAAAGACGGTATTGATCCCAATAAAAAGCTTGAAATTTTAAAAGCAGGATATTATAAAACAATGGATGGTACCAATCATCCAAGTATTAAATATAAATACGCAGGAGAATCTTCCAAAGAAGCGATTACAGCGGTATTTGAAGATGATGGTAAGATTCTGGGGGTTTTGCCTGCGAAATAG
- a CDS encoding acyl-CoA reductase: protein MNTENQVLGLIKLSDYIKAFLAKKPEDHNEDDSDIELLLKRSEIENPWFTIDNQKFALQQWTDLLTEENIKNWLGNYSISKISKRVGLILAGNIPLVGFHDVISVILANHIPVIKLSSKDKYMIPFLLKKWNEFSNENVAFEFVEKLENFDAVIATGSNNTARYLEYYFKNHLNIIRKNRTSVAVLKGDETDEELQLLAKDIFQYFGLGCRNVTRIFIPQDFVIDRLFENFLGFQDIINHNKYANNYDYNRAVYLLNQDKFWDNNFVMLKEDDKLFSPLSVINFSRYESLNDVKSFIAENEENIQCVVAKEELEMNAIPFGEAQNPGLDTYADNVDTMKFLELV from the coding sequence ATGAATACCGAAAATCAAGTTTTAGGACTTATTAAATTAAGTGATTATATAAAAGCGTTTTTAGCGAAGAAACCAGAAGATCACAATGAAGATGATTCTGATATTGAATTATTGTTGAAAAGGTCAGAAATAGAGAATCCGTGGTTTACTATTGATAATCAGAAATTTGCTTTACAGCAATGGACAGATCTTCTGACTGAAGAAAACATCAAAAACTGGCTTGGAAATTATTCAATCTCTAAAATTTCAAAAAGAGTTGGACTTATTTTAGCAGGAAATATTCCTTTAGTAGGGTTTCATGATGTAATTTCTGTAATTCTGGCCAACCATATTCCTGTCATTAAGCTGTCTTCAAAAGATAAGTATATGATTCCGTTTTTATTGAAGAAATGGAATGAGTTTTCCAATGAAAATGTAGCTTTTGAGTTTGTTGAAAAATTAGAAAATTTTGATGCCGTTATTGCAACAGGAAGTAATAATACAGCGAGATATCTGGAATATTATTTTAAAAATCACTTAAATATTATCCGTAAGAACAGAACTTCTGTGGCGGTGTTGAAGGGAGATGAAACGGATGAAGAACTGCAGCTTCTGGCGAAAGATATTTTCCAGTATTTTGGATTGGGATGCAGAAATGTGACAAGAATCTTCATTCCGCAGGATTTTGTGATTGACAGGCTGTTTGAGAACTTCTTAGGATTCCAGGATATTATCAATCATAACAAATATGCCAACAATTATGATTATAACAGAGCGGTTTATCTTTTAAATCAGGATAAATTCTGGGATAATAATTTTGTGATGCTGAAAGAGGATGATAAGCTGTTCAGTCCGCTTTCTGTAATTAATTTCAGCAGATATGAATCGCTGAATGATGTGAAAAGCTTTATTGCAGAAAATGAAGAAAATATTCAGTGCGTTGTGGCAAAAGAAGAGTTGGAAATGAATGCGATTCCGTTTGGAGAAGCACAAAATCCGGGTCTGGATACCTATGCAGATAATGTAGATACAATGAAATTTTTAGAACTGGTCTGA
- a CDS encoding 4Fe-4S binding protein, which yields MAIKITDECINCGACEPECPNNAIYEGAVDWKASDGTALQGTITLPSGLTVDANAPQEPVSDDVYFIVTDKCTECKGFHEEPQCAAVCPVDCCVPDEDHVESEEALLNKKAFLHGE from the coding sequence ATGGCTATTAAAATAACTGATGAATGCATTAACTGTGGGGCTTGTGAACCTGAATGCCCAAACAATGCAATATATGAAGGAGCTGTAGATTGGAAAGCTTCTGACGGTACGGCTCTTCAAGGTACAATTACTCTGCCGTCCGGACTTACTGTAGATGCTAATGCACCACAGGAACCTGTAAGTGATGATGTCTATTTCATTGTAACAGATAAATGTACAGAATGTAAAGGATTCCACGAAGAACCTCAGTGTGCAGCTGTATGTCCGGTAGACTGCTGTGTGCCAGACGAAGATCATGTAGAATCTGAAGAAGCTCTTCTTAATAAAAAAGCATTCTTACACGGCGAATAA
- the serC gene encoding 3-phosphoserine/phosphohydroxythreonine transaminase, with product MNKKHNFSAGPCILPQEVFEKSAQAILDFNGIGLSLLEISHRSKDFVAVMDEARAIVKRLMNLGDDYEVLYLGGGASLQFAMVPYNLMKVGGKAAYLDTGTWAAGAIKEAKKVGTVDVVGSSKEENYSFIPKDYTVGSEYDYFHCTSNNTIYGTQMKSFPEVDTLMVCDMSSDIFSRQLDFSKFDLIYAGAQKNMGPAGVTLVVIKKEILGKTGRENMFSILDYSQHIAKESMYNTPPVFPVYASLLTLQYLERNGGIAAAEQRNEAKAKLLYDEIDNNPLFETFCVKEDRSLMNVSFKITDESKKEEFDNSWKAAGISGLNGHRSLGGYRASLYNALPIESVQVLVDVMKSFK from the coding sequence ATGAACAAAAAGCACAACTTCAGCGCAGGACCATGTATTTTACCACAGGAGGTATTTGAAAAATCAGCACAGGCTATCCTTGACTTTAACGGCATCGGATTGTCTCTTCTTGAAATTTCTCACAGAAGCAAGGATTTCGTTGCGGTAATGGACGAAGCGCGTGCCATTGTAAAAAGATTGATGAATCTTGGTGATGATTATGAGGTACTTTATTTAGGAGGCGGAGCCAGCCTGCAGTTTGCAATGGTTCCTTACAACCTGATGAAAGTAGGTGGAAAAGCCGCTTACCTGGATACAGGAACATGGGCAGCAGGAGCCATCAAAGAAGCTAAAAAAGTAGGAACGGTAGATGTGGTAGGTTCTTCAAAAGAAGAAAATTATTCTTTTATTCCTAAAGATTATACTGTTGGTTCAGAATACGATTATTTTCACTGTACTTCCAACAATACCATCTACGGAACTCAAATGAAATCTTTCCCTGAAGTGGATACGCTGATGGTATGTGATATGAGTTCTGATATTTTCTCAAGACAGCTGGATTTTTCAAAATTTGACCTGATCTATGCCGGTGCTCAGAAGAATATGGGACCTGCAGGCGTTACTTTAGTGGTTATTAAAAAAGAAATTCTTGGTAAAACAGGAAGAGAAAATATGTTCTCTATTCTGGATTATTCCCAGCACATTGCTAAGGAATCCATGTACAATACGCCACCGGTATTTCCTGTATATGCCTCTTTGCTTACCCTTCAGTATCTTGAAAGAAACGGAGGAATTGCTGCTGCAGAACAAAGAAACGAAGCTAAAGCCAAACTTTTATATGATGAAATCGACAACAATCCGTTATTCGAAACTTTCTGCGTAAAAGAAGACCGTTCACTCATGAATGTTTCCTTCAAAATTACAGACGAAAGCAAGAAAGAAGAATTTGACAATTCATGGAAAGCAGCAGGGATCAGCGGGTTAAACGGACACAGAAGCCTGGGCGGATACAGAGCAAGTTTATACAACGCTCTGCCTATTGAAAGCGTACAGGTTTTGGTAGATGTAATGAAGTCTTTCAAATAA
- a CDS encoding D-2-hydroxyacid dehydrogenase: MKVLANDGISKAGEHTLKEAGIEILDNRVAQDHVINFINDNNVDVLLVRSATKVRQDLIDACPGLKIIGRGGIGMDNIDVEYARSKGIKVINTPTASSKSVAELVFGHFISLARFLHESNRLMPLEGETHFNAMKKSFSNAYELSGKTLGVIGFGSIGQEVVKIGIALGMKVTVLTRSPKTEVLTLNFFNGQSVNFEITSTNDIDAFLKDSDFISINTPKTNEYIIDTPQFEKMKDGVYIVNTARGGVINEVALIDFIESGKVAGAALDVFENEPNPELPLLMNPALSLSPHVGGNTVDAQEKIGIELAEQIIKLQKETIR, translated from the coding sequence ATGAAAGTTTTAGCAAACGACGGAATTTCAAAAGCAGGAGAACACACTTTAAAAGAAGCCGGAATTGAAATTCTGGACAATAGAGTGGCTCAGGATCACGTTATTAATTTTATCAACGATAATAATGTGGATGTTCTTCTGGTAAGAAGTGCAACGAAAGTGAGACAAGATCTGATTGATGCGTGCCCCGGCCTTAAAATCATTGGAAGAGGCGGCATCGGAATGGATAATATTGATGTGGAATATGCCAGAAGTAAAGGTATTAAAGTAATCAACACCCCCACAGCATCCTCAAAATCAGTGGCAGAACTTGTTTTTGGCCACTTTATTTCACTGGCAAGATTCCTTCACGAATCCAACAGACTGATGCCTCTGGAAGGAGAAACTCATTTCAACGCCATGAAAAAGTCTTTCAGTAATGCGTATGAACTTTCAGGAAAAACATTAGGAGTAATCGGCTTTGGAAGTATTGGCCAGGAAGTTGTAAAAATAGGAATCGCTTTAGGAATGAAAGTAACTGTTCTGACCAGAAGCCCGAAAACAGAAGTTCTTACATTGAACTTCTTCAACGGACAGTCTGTGAACTTTGAAATCACTTCCACCAATGATATAGATGCATTCCTTAAAGATTCAGACTTTATCAGTATCAATACGCCGAAAACGAATGAGTATATTATAGACACCCCTCAGTTTGAAAAAATGAAAGATGGAGTCTATATTGTAAATACTGCAAGAGGCGGTGTCATCAATGAAGTGGCACTTATCGATTTTATCGAGTCGGGAAAAGTAGCCGGAGCGGCACTGGATGTTTTTGAAAACGAACCCAATCCGGAACTGCCTTTACTGATGAATCCTGCATTATCACTTTCCCCTCATGTAGGAGGCAATACAGTGGATGCGCAAGAGAAAATCGGTATCGAACTTGCAGAACAAATTATTAAGCTACAAAAAGAAACTATAAGATAA
- a CDS encoding DUF1015 domain-containing protein yields the protein MPVFKPFRGIRPHRDFESTFPTHPLDNFTQEEIAEKAQVENTYINMIKPYVVSKSKDIDRNLRKIRSTFEELLEEKKLVQDNSSYYLYEQIYPNKQMFRGLLGLASIEDFWNGKIKRHESTIPQKKEKLAHYLEKVNLQAEPVLLTYPANSKIELLMNHEEKNVPIFNHVDSMGIRHKIWRIDNRLKLQQFKEVIDQIDSFYIADGHHRIGSTAMNAKYHKEKNKKHNGTELYNFVYSFIVSNQSIKIHDYNRILHDLNGISPEDFLKELEKYFLIHEKGETSYYPSQKFHISMYMDGKFYSLHVKHDLRSKEMSLDNLDHHLLDKYIFKNILKIEDPDSSELISYVKGTSNINGINLLKEKVDNGEGKVGFGIYPVSFNDMIKISDLKLSMPPKCTFIEPKLITALLMYDMKP from the coding sequence ATGCCTGTTTTTAAACCTTTCCGTGGAATAAGACCTCATAGAGACTTTGAGAGTACTTTCCCTACCCATCCACTGGATAATTTCACCCAGGAAGAGATTGCGGAGAAAGCTCAAGTTGAAAATACTTACATCAATATGATTAAACCCTATGTTGTAAGTAAATCTAAAGATATTGACCGGAACCTGCGAAAGATCCGTTCTACCTTTGAAGAACTTCTGGAAGAAAAGAAATTGGTCCAGGACAATTCATCCTACTATCTTTATGAGCAGATCTATCCCAACAAACAGATGTTCAGAGGACTTCTGGGATTGGCAAGTATCGAAGATTTCTGGAATGGAAAAATAAAAAGACATGAAAGTACCATCCCGCAGAAAAAGGAGAAACTGGCTCACTACCTTGAAAAAGTAAATCTGCAGGCAGAACCTGTACTTCTTACCTACCCTGCCAATTCAAAAATTGAATTGCTGATGAATCATGAAGAAAAAAATGTTCCTATCTTCAACCATGTGGATTCTATGGGTATCAGACATAAAATCTGGAGAATAGATAATCGTCTGAAACTTCAGCAGTTTAAAGAAGTGATTGATCAGATTGATTCGTTCTACATTGCCGACGGGCACCACAGAATTGGTTCCACAGCAATGAATGCCAAATACCATAAGGAGAAAAACAAAAAACATAATGGTACAGAGCTTTACAACTTTGTGTATAGTTTCATTGTTTCCAACCAGTCAATAAAGATTCACGACTACAACAGAATCTTACACGATCTGAATGGTATTTCTCCGGAAGATTTCCTGAAGGAACTTGAAAAATATTTCCTGATTCACGAAAAAGGGGAAACATCGTACTACCCTTCTCAGAAATTCCATATCTCAATGTATATGGATGGGAAATTCTACTCTCTTCACGTAAAGCACGATCTCCGTTCGAAAGAAATGTCTCTGGATAACCTGGATCACCACCTTTTGGACAAATATATTTTCAAAAATATCCTTAAAATTGAAGATCCGGACAGCTCTGAACTTATTTCATATGTAAAAGGAACTTCCAACATCAACGGAATCAATCTTTTGAAAGAAAAAGTAGACAATGGTGAAGGTAAAGTTGGCTTTGGAATTTATCCTGTAAGTTTTAATGATATGATTAAAATTTCAGACCTGAAATTAAGTATGCCTCCAAAATGTACATTTATTGAGCCAAAATTAATTACAGCCTTGTTAATGTACGACATGAAACCTTAA
- a CDS encoding M28 family peptidase: MKKIFIILPLFLSGFLFSQKKPQKGPAKKGTVARFNYHDEFRKISDEIMTNGTAYDNLGELTKRIGPRFSATPGYAKAVEWAEKKFKEIGINMIWRQEAKAPVWIRGKESLQIKAGNGDWKNIRMLSFGNSEGTGGKDLTGEVVLINSTSELNAMSLGQLKDKIVFVNVPMEPRVINTSDSYLQAAKSKLISASVIAKTGAKALIIRSLTTANDDTPHAKMIYYEPDDKIKIPALSIGVRSADELEKTLKKQKVTAKINMTAESKGDTTNPNIIAEIQGKKDSKVIVLGAQLDSWDIGEGAVDDGTGVVQCIEVLRTLKALGYENNHTIRVVLYANSENGGQGREMYAAYVKKKDEKHVFALGTDAGGYSPRGFSLDMSPQRRRLVYPWKEYFLPYGVYDFDQTEAIQDISPLKKLDIPLAELVVDTQRYFDYHHSEQDTFDKVNKRELLLGAVAITQMIFMVDKNW, encoded by the coding sequence ATGAAAAAAATATTCATTATACTTCCACTCTTTTTGAGTGGATTTTTATTTTCTCAAAAAAAACCACAAAAAGGCCCGGCAAAAAAAGGTACTGTTGCCAGATTTAATTATCACGATGAGTTCAGAAAAATTTCAGATGAAATTATGACCAACGGTACCGCTTATGATAATCTCGGAGAACTTACCAAAAGAATCGGTCCCCGCTTCAGCGCCACTCCCGGGTATGCAAAAGCTGTAGAATGGGCTGAAAAAAAGTTCAAGGAAATTGGTATTAATATGATCTGGAGACAGGAAGCTAAAGCACCGGTCTGGATCAGAGGAAAAGAATCTTTACAGATCAAAGCCGGAAATGGAGATTGGAAAAATATCAGAATGCTTTCTTTCGGAAACTCTGAAGGAACAGGAGGAAAAGATCTGACAGGTGAAGTTGTTTTAATCAATTCCACATCAGAACTTAATGCCATGTCGCTGGGACAGTTAAAAGACAAAATAGTTTTTGTAAATGTTCCTATGGAACCGAGAGTTATCAATACAAGCGATTCTTATTTACAGGCAGCAAAATCAAAATTAATTTCCGCTTCAGTAATTGCAAAGACAGGTGCAAAAGCCTTAATTATAAGATCACTGACCACTGCCAATGATGATACTCCTCATGCCAAAATGATCTACTACGAACCAGATGATAAAATTAAAATTCCGGCTTTATCAATTGGCGTAAGATCTGCAGATGAGCTGGAAAAAACATTGAAAAAACAGAAAGTGACTGCGAAAATCAATATGACCGCAGAATCAAAAGGTGACACTACAAATCCTAATATTATTGCTGAAATTCAGGGTAAAAAAGATTCTAAAGTAATTGTTTTAGGCGCTCAGCTTGATTCATGGGATATTGGCGAAGGTGCCGTGGATGATGGAACAGGCGTTGTGCAATGTATTGAAGTACTAAGAACACTGAAAGCGCTTGGATATGAAAACAACCACACCATCCGTGTAGTTTTGTATGCCAACAGTGAAAACGGAGGGCAAGGTCGTGAGATGTATGCAGCATATGTAAAAAAGAAAGACGAAAAACACGTATTTGCCTTAGGAACTGATGCCGGAGGATATTCTCCCCGTGGGTTTTCATTAGATATGTCCCCGCAGAGAAGAAGACTGGTTTATCCCTGGAAAGAATATTTTCTGCCTTATGGCGTCTATGATTTTGACCAGACAGAAGCCATTCAGGATATTTCGCCTTTGAAAAAACTGGATATTCCTTTAGCAGAGCTTGTGGTAGACACCCAGAGATATTTTGATTATCACCACTCCGAACAGGATACTTTTGACAAAGTAAATAAAAGAGAGCTTCTTCTTGGAGCTGTCGCCATAACACAGATGATTTTTATGGTTGATAAAAACTGGTAA
- a CDS encoding M20/M25/M40 family metallo-hydrolase, which produces MKKITGTLLLLFGMAAFGQSKEDSVQFRKISTEILNNGKGYNELRELTKTIGNRLSGSEAYEKSVQWAAQKLRDAGADKVWLQEVMIPVWVRGKESLQIKTSNGKWKSVKMLSLGNSEGTGGKDVSGEIIMVKSLEEYDRLPAEKVKDKIVFFNYSFSQENVQTFISYRDANPYRRTAASLTAKKGGKFAIVRSLSSAFDDVPHTGNMRYDENISKIPAITIGNTSADELEALLKNHQVTAKLNSNCGMKGEKLSHSVIGEITGKKDQSVIVVGGHLDSWDVGEGAHDDGAGIVQSIEVLRTFKKLGIQNNHTIRAVCFANEENGTKGGKQYGKMVKENNEKHIFAIESDAGGFSPRGISLEMDEPQRNQIKSWVNLFLPYGVYNFEGKYSGSDIAPLHEMGVPTAELVPDPQRYFDIHHTEEDTFEKVSRRELLLGSTVMTQLIYMIDKNW; this is translated from the coding sequence ATGAAAAAGATAACAGGAACTTTATTACTTCTTTTTGGAATGGCCGCATTTGGTCAGTCTAAAGAAGATTCTGTCCAGTTCAGAAAAATCTCCACAGAAATTCTGAACAACGGAAAAGGATACAATGAACTGAGAGAACTTACCAAAACTATAGGAAACCGTCTCAGCGGGTCAGAAGCGTATGAAAAATCAGTTCAGTGGGCGGCACAGAAACTTCGTGATGCCGGAGCTGATAAAGTATGGCTTCAGGAAGTGATGATTCCGGTTTGGGTAAGAGGAAAAGAATCATTACAGATTAAAACTTCTAATGGAAAATGGAAAAGTGTAAAAATGCTTTCCCTTGGAAATTCTGAAGGAACCGGAGGAAAAGATGTTTCCGGAGAAATCATCATGGTAAAATCACTGGAAGAATATGACAGACTTCCTGCTGAAAAAGTGAAAGATAAAATTGTGTTTTTCAACTATTCTTTTAGTCAGGAAAATGTACAGACATTCATTTCTTATCGTGATGCAAACCCCTACAGAAGAACTGCCGCTTCATTAACGGCTAAAAAAGGAGGAAAATTTGCCATCGTCAGGTCTCTTTCCTCTGCTTTCGATGATGTTCCGCACACAGGAAACATGCGCTATGACGAAAATATTTCCAAAATACCAGCCATAACAATCGGAAATACATCAGCTGATGAACTTGAGGCATTATTAAAGAATCATCAGGTTACGGCTAAACTCAATTCCAACTGTGGTATGAAAGGAGAAAAACTTTCCCATTCTGTGATCGGAGAAATTACCGGTAAAAAAGACCAAAGTGTTATTGTTGTTGGTGGGCATTTAGATTCCTGGGATGTCGGCGAAGGAGCCCATGATGACGGAGCTGGCATTGTTCAAAGTATTGAGGTCTTAAGAACCTTTAAAAAATTAGGAATTCAGAATAATCATACGATCCGCGCCGTTTGTTTTGCCAACGAAGAAAACGGAACAAAAGGCGGAAAACAATATGGTAAAATGGTCAAAGAAAACAACGAGAAACATATTTTCGCCATTGAATCTGATGCCGGAGGTTTTTCACCACGCGGAATTTCCCTCGAAATGGATGAGCCTCAAAGAAACCAGATCAAAAGCTGGGTGAATCTGTTTTTGCCTTATGGCGTTTACAACTTTGAAGGAAAATATTCAGGGTCGGATATTGCCCCGCTTCACGAAATGGGAGTTCCCACAGCTGAACTCGTGCCGGACCCGCAACGTTATTTTGATATTCACCATACCGAAGAAGACACATTTGAAAAAGTCAGCCGGAGAGAATTATTATTGGGTTCTACGGTAATGACACAACTTATTTATATGATTGACAAAAATTGGTAA